Within the Cupriavidus necator N-1 genome, the region GGCTTGAGCGTGACGTAGGCGACTGGCAACTCCCCGCTGTGCGCATCCGGCTGGCCGACCGCGGCCGCCATTGCCACGGCCGGATGCTGCAGCAGCGCGTCCTCGATCATCGCCGGATCGATGTTGTGGCCGCCGCGGATGATCAGTTCCTTGGCACGGCCGGTCAGATGCAGATAGCCGTCGGCATCGAGATGGCCGAGGTCGCCGGTATTGAGCCATCCCGGCTTGAGCCAGATGCCACCATTGTCTTGCTCGCGCAGATAGCCAGGAAACACATTGGGGCCGTTGATGCCGATGACGCCGGTTTCGCCCGGCGCGCAAGGCTCGGTGGCGTGGCCGGAGCCGTCGACCTTCCAGGCGCCGATTGCCTGGTGCGGCAGGCGCAGGCCGACCGTGCCGAGGCGACGTTCGCCCTGCGGCGGATTGAGGGCCGAGACGCACGCGCCTTCGGTCAGACCGTAGCCCTCGTACAGCGGAATGCCAGCGGCGGCTTCGAAGCGCCGCGCGACCTCGGCCGGCAGCGGCGCGGCGCCGCAAAAGGCGAAGCGCAACGACGCAATGTCGGCGCCTTCCCGCGGCAGATCGGCCAGCGCGGCGTAGATCGTCGGCACGCCGCTGAAGCTGGTGGCGCGGAACCGTTCGACCAGCTTCCAGAAGTTCGGCATCACGCCCTGGCCCCGATAGCCGGCGGGCGTCAGCATCACGACCTCCCAGCCGCCATGGAATGCGGCAAGGCCGGTGATCATCGCGCCGTTCACGTGGAACAGTGGGAGGCCGCACAGGATCGTGTTTGGCGACGGGATCAGCGCCTTGAGCATCGACGCGACGAAGACTTCATTGAGATGCGTGTGCGTCGCGACTTTGGGCAGGCCGGTAGTACCGCCGGTATGGAAATGCGAGCAGAGGTCAGTCGCCAGGATGCGGCGCTTCGAAACCAGCGTGTCCGACGGCTCGGCCGCCAGCGCCTGGTCGAAGCCGACCATCTTCACGTCCGCGCGGCATGGCCTTGACGCCGTGTCGAAGGCCGCGTCGACCCGCGCACGCTGCGCGGCAGGAAGATACGGCGCAGCGCTGACGACGAACAGGGTCCGCACCGATGGGCAACGGTCGGCCACGGCGACGGCTTTGTCCCACAGCGCGCTGTCGGAGACCGGGGCGCAGGCGACCAGCGCTTGCGCGCCTGTCTCATTGACGATGGCGGCGACATAGTCGACCTCCAGCATCGGGTTGATGGGACTGGCGATGCCGGCAGCCTGCGCGCCCAGCAAGGCGTAATGGGTCTGGGGCAGATTGGGCAGCAGCAACGCCACCGCCGTGCCGGTGGTAATGCCGGCGCGGTGAAAGGCGTTGGCCGCTTGCGTCACGCGCGCCTTGAGGGTTGCGTAATCGACGACAAAGTCTGGCGCGTCAGCCTCCCCGGTCATGACGAAGCGCAACGCGGTCTTGTCCGGATGACTGTCGCAGGCACGGCACAGCAGTTCGTAGGTGTTCTGCGCGGGCAGTTTTTCCTGCCAGGGTGTGCGTTCGAATTCGTCGATATCGGCCTGGGTCCGGATGCCGCCGGTACGCGTCCCGCGGTCGTTTATGTTATGGGGCATGCTTGTCTCCTTGTTGTGGCGCTGTCTTTTTCTAGAGTTCCCCTGGCAGCAGGACGGCCCGCCGGGGTTGGCCTTGCCCGACGTGCAGGAACGCCTGCCCGGCCTGGCTGAGCGCAAAAGTCTTAACCTCGGCGGGCGCCAGCGCCGCCGCGCAATCGGCCAGTGCCTGCAGGGCCGAAGGGTTCGGGCGGAAGGTCGTCCACCCATAGCGCGCGCCCTTCGGTATCAGCCCGCGTTTGCCACGCTTGCCAACCAGCGTGGCCACCCCGCCTCTGAACAGTCCCAGCCGGTCGAAGTTGCCAAGCAGCGGATGTACCGTGGTCGCATGACCGGCCGCGTCGGGCGCCAGCCTGCGCAGCAGGTCCGCTTCGTCATCCCAGTTGGCGAAATTCAGGGTGGCGGCGAAATGCCGCGGCAGGCTCGCCAGCGACTGGCGGTGGCGATCGACGAGTACGTCAGCGCCAGCGGCCAGGCAGGCAACGAGTCCTTTACCTCCGCCGACAGCGGTAACACTCGCTCCCAGCCTGCGCAGCAACCAGACCGCGATCTGGCCCAGGCCACCGGTCGCGCCGTGCACGAGCACGGGACGCCCGTTCACGGTCTCGCGGCAGATCCCGGCGTCGGCGAACGCGCGCGTCACGGTCAGGAAGTTGTACGGTAGCGTCGCCAGGGCGGCGGCCGGGATGGACGACGGCATCAGGCGAGCGTGTTCGGCGCGCATGGCGACATGGGTGGCATGCGTGCCCGCACTCGATGGCGGCTTGGCGCCGAACACGGCATCGCCTTCGCGCAGCCCGGTCACACCCTGGCCCACCGCGCAAACCGTCCCGACAAAATCGTTACCGAGTATGAGAGGCATGCGCGCCGCGCCCATCAGAGAGAAAAGCCTGCTGCCGTAGCCGCCGCGGCGGCGCACATCGATGGGATTGACCGCCGCGGCCTCAACTTGCACCACGATCTCGCCCTGGCGCGGCCGCGGGCGGGGCGCCGGGCGCAGCCGCAACGCGAACGCATCGCCAAAGCCGTCGATGGCGGCGATATAGCTGTCGCTCATGCCGCCACCACCCGATTGCGCTGCTCGCCCAGGTCGATGGCGCCGTCGTCGGTGCGGATCGAAGCGGTCATGATGTCGCCCGGCCGCAGGTAAGCCGGGTTGGACAAGCCCTTCTTGATGAAGAGGCGCCACTTCGCACTCTCGGACAGCAAATGCCGGAACACCCACATCGCCAGCTTGCCAGGCGCACGGGCGGCACAGCCGGCCGGCGTGCCGGTGGCGATCAGATCGCCGGCTTGCAGGTCGTGCAGCGCGGACATCTCGGTAAGCGTCTGGTGCGGCTTGAAAATCATGTCGCCGCAATAGGCGTCCTGGCGGGGCTGCCCGTTGACATGCAGCTGCATGCGGAACGCGGGCCAGCGCCGCCATTCCTCCTTGTCCAACAGCACCAGGAAAGGCCCGACCGGGCCGAAGCTGCGGTAGCTCTTGCCCTTGTAGAACTGGGCCTGCGGCAGCTGGACGTCGCGCGCCGAAATGTCGTTGACGATGGTCACGCCAGCGAGGTACTCGTGCAGCTGGTCCGGCCCGACCTGGACCGCCTCGCTCAGCGGCTTGCGCACCACGAGACCAAGCTCGATTTCGTAGTCGAGCAGATGCACATGCGCCGGCCGCACCACGTCGGCGTCGGCGGGCGCAAGGCAGGACGGGGCCTTGGTGAACAGGGTGTTGAAGCCGATCTTGTCAGGGTCCATGCCGGACTCACGCACATGGCTGGCGTAGTTGATGCCCTGGCACAGGAACTGGCGGTCAGACGTGACCGGCGGCAGCAGC harbors:
- a CDS encoding acyl-CoA synthetase, producing the protein MPHNINDRGTRTGGIRTQADIDEFERTPWQEKLPAQNTYELLCRACDSHPDKTALRFVMTGEADAPDFVVDYATLKARVTQAANAFHRAGITTGTAVALLLPNLPQTHYALLGAQAAGIASPINPMLEVDYVAAIVNETGAQALVACAPVSDSALWDKAVAVADRCPSVRTLFVVSAAPYLPAAQRARVDAAFDTASRPCRADVKMVGFDQALAAEPSDTLVSKRRILATDLCSHFHTGGTTGLPKVATHTHLNEVFVASMLKALIPSPNTILCGLPLFHVNGAMITGLAAFHGGWEVVMLTPAGYRGQGVMPNFWKLVERFRATSFSGVPTIYAALADLPREGADIASLRFAFCGAAPLPAEVARRFEAAAGIPLYEGYGLTEGACVSALNPPQGERRLGTVGLRLPHQAIGAWKVDGSGHATEPCAPGETGVIGINGPNVFPGYLREQDNGGIWLKPGWLNTGDLGHLDADGYLHLTGRAKELIIRGGHNIDPAMIEDALLQHPAVAMAAAVGQPDAHSGELPVAYVTLKPGFTPAADELLAAARNLVPERAAVPVRIDILQEMPLTSVGKVARAELRMRAAGQVFREILAQAGTAASVRVGPDIRRGTVAFVQCPAPDVARAQDLLGRFPFPLDFNGPV
- a CDS encoding alcohol dehydrogenase catalytic domain-containing protein; translated protein: MSDSYIAAIDGFGDAFALRLRPAPRPRPRQGEIVVQVEAAAVNPIDVRRRGGYGSRLFSLMGAARMPLILGNDFVGTVCAVGQGVTGLREGDAVFGAKPPSSAGTHATHVAMRAEHARLMPSSIPAAALATLPYNFLTVTRAFADAGICRETVNGRPVLVHGATGGLGQIAVWLLRRLGASVTAVGGGKGLVACLAAGADVLVDRHRQSLASLPRHFAATLNFANWDDEADLLRRLAPDAAGHATTVHPLLGNFDRLGLFRGGVATLVGKRGKRGLIPKGARYGWTTFRPNPSALQALADCAAALAPAEVKTFALSQAGQAFLHVGQGQPRRAVLLPGEL
- a CDS encoding fumarylacetoacetate hydrolase family protein translates to MSVKVVRYLHGGEPCWGVVHDRRIAPLSCGSASTADFVTNGLEAAWRSTPGQATLPLDAVTLLPPVTSDRQFLCQGINYASHVRESGMDPDKIGFNTLFTKAPSCLAPADADVVRPAHVHLLDYEIELGLVVRKPLSEAVQVGPDQLHEYLAGVTIVNDISARDVQLPQAQFYKGKSYRSFGPVGPFLVLLDKEEWRRWPAFRMQLHVNGQPRQDAYCGDMIFKPHQTLTEMSALHDLQAGDLIATGTPAGCAARAPGKLAMWVFRHLLSESAKWRLFIKKGLSNPAYLRPGDIMTASIRTDDGAIDLGEQRNRVVAA